In Bradyrhizobium sp. 1(2017), one DNA window encodes the following:
- a CDS encoding malonyl-CoA decarboxylase, whose translation MANAFFSDLLATISERGRTLLRRSDSADTRRDADGLIALCDALLSGRGEASGTAMAREVLDIYRELDAAGRRAFFEGLVRDFGPDRERLSRAIEKWRARPTDEDASSLHFASEPRRQELIRRLNRAPGGTGDLVSMRADLLGMLNGHTDLAALDRDVSHLLSSWFNRGFLVLRRIDWSTPANILEKIIRYEAVHEISDWDDLRRRIDPVDRRCYAFFHPAMVDEPLIFVEVALTETIPGAIAPLLAVDRQHLPIERARTAVFYSISNTQRGLGGISFGSFLIKQVVEELRRETPKLDTFVTLSPVPGFMAWVKQDKDLPLSDEDRETLKRLDDPKWFESPETTALLRGVIEPLAAHYFLKARTPKGKLIDSVARFHLGNGARLERINWLGDLSPKGVRESAGVMVNYLYRLDDIEKNHEAYANDGEVVASSAVKKLLKGEGRRLLDMRLS comes from the coding sequence ATGGCCAATGCCTTCTTCTCCGACCTGCTCGCCACCATCTCCGAGCGCGGCCGCACGCTGCTTCGCCGCAGTGATTCCGCCGACACAAGACGGGATGCCGACGGGCTGATCGCGCTCTGCGATGCGCTGCTGTCGGGCCGGGGCGAAGCCTCCGGCACCGCGATGGCGCGTGAGGTGCTCGACATCTACCGAGAGCTGGATGCGGCGGGACGCCGCGCTTTCTTCGAAGGACTGGTGCGCGATTTCGGCCCCGATCGGGAACGGCTGTCCAGGGCAATCGAGAAATGGCGCGCCAGGCCGACCGACGAGGACGCCAGCTCGCTGCATTTCGCTTCAGAGCCGCGGCGGCAGGAGCTGATTCGCCGTCTCAACCGCGCGCCCGGCGGCACCGGCGATCTCGTCAGCATGCGGGCCGACCTGCTCGGCATGCTGAACGGGCACACCGATCTCGCCGCGCTCGATCGCGACGTCTCGCATCTTCTCTCGTCGTGGTTCAACAGGGGGTTTCTCGTGCTGCGCAGGATCGACTGGTCGACCCCGGCCAACATCCTCGAAAAGATCATCCGTTACGAGGCCGTGCACGAGATTTCCGACTGGGACGATCTGCGTCGCCGCATCGATCCGGTCGACCGCCGCTGCTACGCCTTCTTCCACCCGGCGATGGTCGATGAGCCCCTGATCTTCGTCGAGGTGGCGCTGACAGAGACGATCCCCGGCGCGATCGCGCCGCTGCTCGCGGTCGATCGCCAGCATCTGCCGATCGAACGCGCACGCACCGCCGTGTTCTATTCGATCTCCAACACCCAGCGGGGCCTCGGGGGCATCTCTTTCGGCAGCTTCCTGATCAAGCAGGTGGTGGAAGAGCTGCGCCGCGAGACGCCGAAGCTCGACACCTTCGTGACGCTGTCGCCGGTGCCGGGTTTCATGGCATGGGTGAAGCAGGACAAGGATCTGCCGCTGTCGGACGAGGACCGCGAAACGCTGAAGCGCCTCGACGATCCCAAATGGTTCGAGAGCCCCGAGACGACCGCACTGCTGCGCGGCGTGATCGAGCCACTGGCGGCGCACTATTTCCTCAAGGCGCGCACGCCGAAGGGCAAGCTGATCGACTCCGTCGCCCGCTTCCATCTCGGCAACGGCGCGCGGCTGGAGCGCATCAATTGGCTCGGCGATCTCTCGCCGAAGGGCGTGCGCGAATCCGCCGGCGTGATGGTCAACTACCTCTACCGCCTCGACGACATCGAGAAGAACCACGAGGCCTACGCCAATGACGGCGAGGTGGTGGCATCGAGCGCGGTGAAGAAGCTGTTGAAGGGCGAAGGACGGCGGCTACTGGACATGCGGTTGTCGTAG
- a CDS encoding DUF6894 family protein: protein MPRYFFNTRIGDELIVDPDGEDLRNPDRAWEVARQMILEVVKSEGTQPALLEAVIEVTDVEGEIVLEFPFTEALLDMPDQSATRH, encoded by the coding sequence ATGCCCAGATATTTCTTCAACACCCGCATCGGCGACGAACTGATCGTGGATCCCGACGGCGAGGATCTGCGCAATCCCGACCGCGCCTGGGAGGTCGCCCGCCAGATGATCCTTGAGGTGGTGAAGTCCGAGGGCACCCAGCCGGCGCTGCTCGAGGCCGTCATCGAGGTCACCGACGTCGAGGGCGAGATCGTGCTGGAGTTCCCCTTCACGGAGGCGCTGCTGGACATGCCGGACCAGTCCGCGACAAGGCATTAG
- a CDS encoding AraC family transcriptional regulator — translation MTVVETPILREVLGNHRSTAGVHLVARDYPKGMRIDPHLHRESQLIYAAKGTMQVTTPGGRWLVPPDRAVWVPAGLEHAIDLLADIEMRTLYFDLPWLKREQRYEGLTKEFVVRVSPLLHQAILALFDARNTEERTELLVRLVMLELHQAEDSATFVPLPREVRCRRAAMIVLDDPTGLHDIDTLAREVGTSARTLSRLFSTETQLSFKSWCQRARIAAAIQRLSTDAGVSVKQLATSLGYASVPAFSAAFRQVTGRTPTEFAGKVQP, via the coding sequence ATGACTGTCGTCGAAACGCCAATCCTCCGGGAGGTCCTGGGAAACCACCGCTCGACCGCGGGCGTGCACCTGGTCGCGCGCGACTACCCCAAGGGCATGCGGATCGATCCGCATTTGCACCGCGAATCGCAGCTGATCTATGCGGCGAAGGGCACGATGCAGGTGACGACGCCCGGGGGGCGCTGGCTGGTGCCGCCGGACCGCGCGGTCTGGGTACCCGCCGGGCTCGAGCATGCGATTGACCTTCTTGCCGACATCGAGATGCGGACGCTGTATTTCGACCTGCCCTGGCTGAAGCGCGAACAGCGCTATGAGGGATTGACCAAGGAGTTCGTGGTACGGGTGTCGCCGCTGCTGCACCAGGCGATCCTGGCGCTGTTCGACGCGCGCAATACCGAGGAGCGGACCGAGCTTCTGGTTCGACTCGTGATGCTGGAATTGCACCAGGCCGAGGATTCCGCGACCTTCGTGCCGCTGCCGCGCGAGGTCCGCTGCCGCCGCGCCGCGATGATCGTCCTCGACGATCCCACCGGCCTGCACGACATCGACACGCTGGCGCGCGAGGTCGGAACCTCCGCGCGGACATTGTCGCGGCTGTTCTCGACCGAGACCCAGCTGAGCTTCAAGAGCTGGTGCCAGCGCGCGCGCATCGCAGCGGCGATCCAGCGGCTGTCCACGGATGCCGGCGTGTCGGTGAAGCAGCTCGCGACATCGCTCGGCTATGCCAGCGTGCCGGCGTTTTCGGCGGCGTTCCGGCAGGTGACGGGGCGCACGCCGACGGAGTTTGCCGGGAAGGTGCAACCCTAG
- the pqqA gene encoding pyrroloquinoline quinone precursor peptide PqqA — protein MAWKAPKIVEVPCGMEINMYVSATRK, from the coding sequence ATGGCCTGGAAAGCCCCGAAGATCGTCGAAGTGCCCTGTGGCATGGAAATCAACATGTATGTGAGCGCCACCCGCAAGTAA
- a CDS encoding DUF3297 family protein: MSDEFPDRLSVDPNSPYYNADILSRDVGIRFKGIEKTNVEEYCISEGWVRVTAGNAKDRHGNPLTIKVHGPVEPYFRDKK; this comes from the coding sequence ATGAGCGACGAATTTCCCGACCGCCTGTCGGTCGATCCGAACAGCCCCTATTACAACGCGGACATCCTTTCGCGCGACGTCGGCATCCGCTTCAAGGGCATCGAGAAGACCAATGTCGAGGAGTACTGCATCAGCGAAGGCTGGGTCCGCGTCACCGCCGGCAACGCCAAGGACCGCCACGGCAACCCGCTGACCATCAAGGTTCATGGCCCGGTCGAGCCATATTTCCGGGATAAGAAATAG
- a CDS encoding amidase family protein, protein MQDLWRLSAADLATLVKSRKVSAREAAKAGLARLDAVNPQLNAVIDHRPDDVLKQADAVDAAIARGEDPGVLAGVPVTIKANVDQEGFATTNGLKLQRDVIAREDNPVVANFRKAGAILLGRTNCPAFSYRWFTTNLIHGDTKNPRDASLTPGGSSGGAGSAVAAGIGHIAHGTDIAGSVRYPAYACGVHGLRPTLGRIPAFNPALPERPIGPQIMAVSGPLARTVNDLRISLAAMSARDIRDPWFVPVPLEGPARPKRAALCLNPGGLATTPEVKAAVSDAGKRLERAGWTVDVIADTPPMREAVDWQIKLWLGDGYEAQLEAAEREGDPGALACLRGNRGRVTPMDQANYAKALTRRATLTREWMLFFETYAVLLTPVSGELPFPDHLDRKDDESFKRVWEAQLPQIAIPFMGLPGLVVSTGLVGKAPVGVHVVSGRYREDLCLLAGEAIEAGGVPPSPIDPVG, encoded by the coding sequence ATGCAAGACCTCTGGCGCCTGTCGGCCGCCGACCTCGCCACCCTCGTCAAATCCAGAAAGGTGTCCGCCAGGGAAGCCGCCAAGGCCGGTCTTGCCCGCCTGGACGCCGTCAATCCCCAGCTGAACGCGGTGATTGACCACCGCCCGGACGACGTCCTCAAGCAGGCCGATGCCGTCGATGCCGCCATCGCGCGGGGCGAGGACCCCGGCGTGCTGGCCGGCGTACCGGTCACCATCAAGGCCAATGTCGACCAGGAGGGCTTTGCCACCACCAATGGCCTGAAGCTCCAGCGCGACGTCATCGCGCGTGAGGACAATCCGGTCGTCGCCAATTTCCGCAAAGCCGGCGCCATTCTCCTCGGCCGCACCAATTGCCCGGCCTTCTCCTATCGCTGGTTCACCACCAATCTGATCCACGGCGACACCAAGAACCCCAGGGATGCCTCGCTGACGCCGGGCGGCTCGTCGGGCGGCGCCGGCTCGGCGGTCGCGGCCGGCATCGGCCACATCGCCCACGGCACCGATATCGCCGGCTCGGTCCGCTATCCCGCCTATGCCTGCGGCGTGCATGGCCTGCGCCCGACCTTGGGACGCATCCCTGCCTTTAATCCGGCGCTGCCGGAGCGTCCGATCGGGCCGCAGATCATGGCCGTCTCGGGCCCGCTGGCGCGCACCGTCAACGACCTGCGCATCTCGCTCGCGGCCATGTCGGCCCGCGACATCCGCGATCCCTGGTTCGTGCCGGTGCCGCTGGAAGGCCCGGCGCGGCCCAAGCGCGCCGCGCTCTGCCTCAACCCGGGCGGCCTTGCCACCACGCCGGAGGTGAAGGCGGCGGTGAGCGATGCCGGCAAGCGGCTGGAGCGCGCCGGCTGGACCGTCGACGTCATCGCGGACACGCCGCCGATGCGCGAGGCGGTCGACTGGCAGATCAAGCTCTGGCTCGGCGATGGCTATGAGGCGCAGCTCGAGGCGGCCGAGCGCGAGGGCGATCCCGGCGCGCTGGCTTGCCTCCGCGGCAACCGCGGCAGGGTCACGCCGATGGACCAGGCGAATTATGCGAAGGCGCTGACCCGGAGAGCCACGCTCACCCGCGAGTGGATGCTGTTCTTCGAGACATATGCGGTGCTGCTGACGCCGGTCTCCGGCGAGCTGCCGTTCCCTGATCATCTCGACCGCAAGGACGACGAATCCTTCAAGCGCGTCTGGGAAGCGCAGCTGCCGCAGATCGCCATTCCCTTCATGGGGCTGCCGGGCCTGGTTGTCTCCACCGGTCTCGTCGGCAAGGCGCCAGTCGGCGTGCACGTGGTCTCCGGCCGCTATCGCGAGGATCTGTGCCTGCTCGCGGGCGAAGCGATCGAGGCCGGCGGCGTGCCGCCGTCGCCGATCGATCCCGTGGGCTAG
- a CDS encoding glutathione peroxidase — protein sequence MAAIYDFKANSLAGEEVAMRRFEGQVLLIVNTASKCGFTPQYRGLEDLYRDLSPRGFSVLGFPCNQFGAQEPGQAGEIQAFCSTHYDVTFPLFEKIDVNGANAHPLYEYLKRQQSGLLGASIKWNFTKFLVDRTGKVVARYAPTARPEGLRNQIETLL from the coding sequence ATGGCCGCCATCTACGACTTCAAGGCCAACTCGCTTGCCGGCGAGGAGGTCGCCATGCGCCGGTTCGAAGGACAGGTGCTGCTGATCGTCAACACCGCCAGCAAATGCGGCTTCACGCCGCAATATCGCGGTCTCGAGGATCTCTATCGCGATCTCTCGCCGCGCGGCTTCTCGGTGCTCGGCTTTCCCTGCAATCAGTTCGGCGCGCAGGAGCCGGGGCAGGCGGGCGAGATCCAGGCTTTCTGCTCGACCCATTACGACGTCACCTTCCCGTTGTTCGAGAAGATCGACGTCAACGGCGCCAACGCGCATCCATTGTACGAGTACCTGAAACGGCAGCAATCCGGGCTCCTCGGTGCCTCCATCAAATGGAATTTCACCAAATTCCTGGTGGACCGTACCGGCAAGGTGGTCGCGCGCTACGCGCCGACCGCGCGGCCCGAAGGATTGCGCAATCAAATCGAAACACTGTTGTGA
- a CDS encoding MFS transporter: MNSPSRVISFVNAGHFIDHYSMLIFAAAVIIMGPALGMAYSELLPYATPGFVAFGAGSLLTGWLGDRWSRRHMMLIFFVGIGASMISVGFVQTPAQLGAALLAIGIFASIYHPVGTAMIVSYADRLGREMGINGVWGNLGVASSALVTGVIGQYLGWRFAFIVPGIVTILIGVAFAMMVVHEDRKGSKQAAAQARVAKQDMWRVVLSLLIVVIAISTTFNAVTVALPKLFAERLADLTKSPALLGVIAAGVYVFGAMTQYTIGRLLDRYSLKTVALPLSFMLAPFLYLAASLNNLPLILVSIGIVMGAFGQVTVNDAMVGKYTSEEWRSRAYAVRYFIGFTAAGASVGLVAWLYEQGGFVTMLHAFAALCLLAIAAAIILPREIRTPAAA; the protein is encoded by the coding sequence ATGAACAGCCCCAGCCGGGTCATCAGTTTCGTCAATGCCGGCCATTTCATCGACCATTATTCGATGCTGATCTTTGCCGCCGCCGTCATCATCATGGGGCCGGCGCTCGGCATGGCCTATTCGGAGCTCCTGCCCTATGCGACGCCGGGCTTCGTCGCCTTCGGCGCGGGCTCGCTGCTCACCGGCTGGCTCGGGGATCGCTGGAGCCGCCGCCACATGATGCTGATCTTCTTCGTCGGCATCGGCGCCTCCATGATCTCGGTCGGATTCGTGCAGACCCCGGCGCAGCTCGGCGCGGCGCTGCTCGCGATCGGCATTTTCGCCTCGATCTACCATCCCGTCGGCACCGCGATGATCGTGTCCTATGCCGACAGGCTCGGCCGCGAGATGGGCATCAACGGCGTCTGGGGCAATCTCGGCGTCGCTTCGTCCGCGCTCGTCACCGGCGTGATCGGCCAATATCTCGGCTGGCGCTTCGCCTTCATCGTCCCCGGCATCGTCACCATCCTGATCGGCGTCGCCTTTGCGATGATGGTCGTGCATGAGGACCGCAAGGGCTCGAAGCAGGCGGCGGCGCAGGCGCGCGTCGCCAAGCAGGACATGTGGCGCGTGGTGCTGTCGCTGCTGATCGTCGTGATCGCGATCTCGACCACCTTCAACGCCGTCACCGTCGCGCTGCCAAAGCTGTTCGCGGAGCGGCTCGCGGACCTGACCAAGAGCCCCGCGTTGTTAGGGGTCATCGCCGCCGGCGTCTACGTGTTCGGCGCGATGACGCAGTACACGATCGGACGGCTGCTCGACCGCTATTCGCTGAAGACCGTGGCGCTGCCGCTGTCCTTCATGCTGGCGCCTTTCCTCTATCTCGCCGCGAGCCTGAATAATCTGCCGTTGATCCTGGTCTCGATCGGCATCGTCATGGGCGCGTTCGGGCAGGTCACGGTGAACGACGCCATGGTCGGCAAATACACCAGCGAGGAATGGCGCTCGCGCGCCTATGCGGTGCGCTATTTCATCGGCTTCACCGCCGCCGGCGCCTCGGTCGGCCTGGTCGCCTGGCTCTACGAGCAGGGCGGCTTCGTCACCATGCTGCACGCCTTCGCCGCGCTCTGCCTGCTCGCCATCGCCGCCGCGATCATCCTGCCGCGCGAGATCCGGACGCCGGCTGCGGCGTGA
- the tarD gene encoding D(-)-tartrate dehydratase, whose translation MSVRIVDVREITKPISSPIRNAYIDFTKMTTSLVAVVTDVVRDGKRVVGYGFNSNGRYGQGGLIRERFASRITEADPKSLLNAAGDNLDPDKVWAAMMTNEKPGGHGERSVAVGTIDMAVWDAVAKIAGKPLFRLLAERHGVTANPRVFVYAAGGYYYPGKDLSMLRGEMRGYLDRGYNVVKMKIGGASIEEDRTRIEAVLKEIGKDAQLAVDANGRFNLETGIAYAKMLRDYPLFWYEEVGDPLDYALQAALAEFYPGPMATGENLFSHQDARNLIRYGGMRPDRDWLQFDCALSYGLCEYQRTLQVLKTYGWSPSRCIPHGGHQMSLNIAAGLGLGGNESYPDLFQPYGGFPDGVRVENGHITMPDLPGIGFEGKSDLYKEMKALAE comes from the coding sequence ATGTCCGTCCGCATCGTCGACGTCCGCGAGATCACCAAGCCCATCTCGTCCCCGATCCGTAACGCCTATATCGACTTCACCAAGATGACGACGAGCCTCGTCGCCGTCGTTACCGACGTGGTGCGCGACGGCAAGCGCGTCGTCGGCTACGGCTTCAACTCCAACGGCCGCTACGGGCAGGGCGGCCTGATCCGCGAGCGCTTTGCCTCGCGTATCACGGAAGCCGATCCGAAGTCCCTGCTGAATGCTGCCGGCGACAATCTCGACCCCGACAAGGTCTGGGCCGCGATGATGACCAACGAGAAGCCGGGCGGTCATGGCGAGCGCTCGGTCGCGGTCGGCACCATCGACATGGCGGTGTGGGACGCGGTGGCGAAGATCGCCGGCAAGCCGCTGTTTCGCTTGCTCGCCGAGCGTCACGGCGTCACCGCCAATCCGCGCGTCTTCGTCTACGCCGCCGGCGGCTATTACTATCCCGGCAAGGATCTCTCGATGCTGCGCGGCGAGATGCGCGGCTATCTCGACCGCGGCTACAACGTCGTCAAGATGAAGATTGGCGGCGCGTCGATCGAGGAAGACCGCACCCGTATCGAGGCGGTGCTGAAGGAGATCGGCAAGGACGCGCAGCTTGCCGTCGACGCCAACGGCCGCTTCAATCTCGAGACCGGCATCGCCTACGCAAAAATGCTGCGGGACTATCCGCTGTTCTGGTACGAGGAGGTCGGCGATCCCCTCGATTACGCGCTGCAGGCCGCGCTCGCCGAGTTCTATCCGGGCCCGATGGCGACAGGCGAGAACCTGTTCAGCCACCAGGACGCCCGCAATTTGATCCGCTACGGCGGCATGCGCCCCGACCGCGACTGGCTGCAATTCGACTGCGCGCTGTCCTATGGCCTCTGCGAGTACCAGCGCACGCTTCAGGTGCTGAAGACCTATGGCTGGTCCCCCAGCCGCTGCATTCCCCATGGCGGCCACCAGATGTCGCTCAACATCGCGGCCGGCCTCGGCTTGGGCGGCAATGAAAGCTATCCCGACCTGTTCCAGCCCTATGGCGGCTTCCCCGACGGCGTGCGCGTCGAGAACGGCCACATCACCATGCCGGACCTTCCAGGCATCGGCTTCGAAGGCAAGTCCGACCTCTACAAGGAAATGAAGGCGCTGGCGGAGTAG
- the pqqD gene encoding pyrroloquinoline quinone biosynthesis peptide chaperone PqqD — protein MAGPRNISVSEASRPVLPRHAKLKYDETRQVWVILAPERVLAPDEIAVEVLQLCNGERNVGDVADQLAAKYAAPREAILADVIVMLQDLADKGFLTEAREKTS, from the coding sequence ATGGCCGGGCCGCGTAACATCAGCGTCAGCGAGGCGAGCCGCCCCGTGCTGCCGCGGCACGCCAAGCTCAAATATGACGAGACGCGGCAAGTCTGGGTGATCCTGGCGCCGGAACGGGTGCTGGCGCCTGACGAGATCGCGGTCGAGGTCTTGCAGCTCTGCAATGGCGAGCGCAATGTGGGCGACGTCGCCGACCAGCTCGCGGCGAAATATGCCGCACCGCGCGAGGCGATCCTCGCCGACGTCATCGTCATGCTGCAGGATCTCGCCGACAAGGGCTTTCTCACGGAGGCCCGGGAGAAGACGTCATGA
- the pqqB gene encoding pyrroloquinoline quinone biosynthesis protein PqqB, translated as MLRVVVLGAAAGGGVPQWNCGCEGCRAARASGHDLQRTQASVAFSGDGEHWFLINASPDLRQQLNATPQLHPKAGALRHTPIAGVILTNGEVDAVAGLLSMREGSPFTVYAHEKVLAILKSNSIFNVLNETNVRRQPTEIGEPFEPRLPDGARSGIEVLPFAVPGKSAWYLEGKAHPGGATGDGDTLGLKVTDKSTGNCFFFIAACAEVTDALKAEIDGAALVFFDGTVWQDDEMIKAGLAHKTGKSMGHVAMSGQDGAIARLADLDIDTKIFLHINNSNPALLPGSTERKAAEAAGWQIPADGTEIVL; from the coding sequence ATGCTTCGCGTCGTCGTCCTGGGCGCCGCAGCCGGCGGCGGAGTGCCGCAATGGAATTGCGGCTGCGAGGGCTGCCGAGCGGCCCGTGCCAGCGGCCATGACCTTCAACGAACCCAGGCGTCGGTTGCCTTCAGCGGCGACGGCGAGCATTGGTTCCTGATCAACGCCTCCCCCGATTTGCGCCAGCAATTGAACGCCACGCCGCAGCTGCATCCGAAGGCAGGCGCGCTGCGCCATACGCCCATTGCCGGCGTGATCCTGACCAACGGCGAAGTGGACGCGGTCGCGGGCCTCTTGTCGATGCGCGAAGGCTCGCCTTTCACGGTCTATGCGCATGAGAAGGTGCTGGCGATCCTCAAGAGCAACAGCATCTTCAACGTGCTGAACGAGACAAACGTGCGGCGTCAGCCGACCGAGATCGGCGAGCCGTTCGAGCCGCGACTGCCGGATGGCGCGCGCTCGGGGATCGAGGTGCTGCCGTTCGCGGTGCCGGGCAAGTCGGCCTGGTATCTGGAAGGCAAGGCGCATCCCGGCGGCGCGACCGGCGACGGCGATACGCTGGGCCTCAAGGTCACCGACAAATCGACCGGCAACTGCTTCTTCTTCATCGCCGCCTGCGCCGAGGTCACCGATGCGCTCAAGGCCGAGATCGACGGCGCGGCGCTGGTGTTCTTCGACGGCACGGTCTGGCAGGACGACGAGATGATCAAGGCCGGGCTCGCCCACAAGACCGGCAAGAGCATGGGCCATGTCGCGATGTCCGGTCAGGATGGCGCGATCGCGCGGCTGGCCGATCTCGATATCGACACGAAGATATTTCTGCATATCAATAACTCGAATCCGGCGCTGCTGCCCGGCTCGACCGAGCGCAAGGCCGCTGAGGCGGCGGGCTGGCAGATACCTGCGGATGGAACGGAGATCGTGCTGTGA
- the pqqE gene encoding pyrroloquinoline quinone biosynthesis protein PqqE: MSDVLGNPIPPDTSDSLAVLEKQRSTAETFGIPLAVLLEITHRCPLQCPYCSNPVELDRSGKELTTEEWKKVLSELAEIGVLQVHFSGGEPTARKDLVELVKHASDVGLYTNLITSAVLLTRERLSELADAGLCHVQISFQGIEEGLADRVAGYKGGHRKKLEVAKWTRELDLPLTVNAVMHRQNLHQLPDMIQMSLDLDADRLEVANVQYYGWALKNRAALMPTVAQLDECTRLVEEARERLKGRLTIDYVVPDYYALRPKKCMGGWGRQFFNISPAGKVLPCHAAESITGLDFESVRSNHSIAWIWQNSDAFNRYRGTGWMKEPCRSCEFREIDFGGCRCQAFALTGDAANTDPACALSPLHETIFKQAEREAEGETNRFLYRNFAGGTLESENGT, from the coding sequence ATGAGCGATGTGCTCGGCAATCCCATTCCGCCCGACACCAGCGATAGCCTCGCGGTGCTGGAGAAGCAGCGCTCGACGGCGGAGACGTTCGGCATCCCGCTCGCCGTGCTGCTCGAGATCACCCATCGCTGCCCGCTGCAATGCCCCTATTGCTCCAATCCGGTCGAGCTTGACCGCTCCGGGAAGGAGTTGACGACGGAGGAGTGGAAGAAGGTCCTGAGCGAGCTCGCCGAGATCGGCGTGCTTCAGGTCCATTTTTCCGGCGGCGAGCCGACGGCGCGCAAGGACCTGGTCGAGCTGGTCAAGCATGCCAGCGATGTCGGCCTCTACACCAACCTGATCACCTCGGCGGTGCTGCTGACGCGCGAGCGGCTGAGCGAGCTGGCCGATGCCGGGCTCTGCCATGTGCAGATCTCTTTCCAGGGCATCGAGGAAGGCCTCGCCGATCGCGTTGCCGGCTACAAGGGCGGGCACCGCAAGAAGCTCGAAGTCGCCAAATGGACGCGCGAGCTCGATCTGCCGCTCACCGTGAACGCGGTGATGCACCGGCAGAACCTGCATCAGCTCCCCGACATGATCCAGATGTCGCTCGATCTCGATGCCGACCGGCTCGAGGTCGCCAACGTGCAATATTACGGCTGGGCGCTGAAGAACCGCGCCGCGCTGATGCCGACCGTCGCGCAGCTCGACGAGTGCACCCGCCTCGTCGAGGAAGCGCGCGAGCGGCTCAAGGGCCGGCTGACGATAGACTACGTCGTTCCCGACTATTACGCGCTGCGGCCGAAGAAGTGCATGGGCGGCTGGGGCCGGCAGTTCTTCAACATTTCGCCCGCCGGCAAGGTGCTGCCGTGCCATGCCGCCGAGAGCATCACCGGGCTCGACTTCGAATCGGTGCGCTCCAACCATTCGATTGCATGGATCTGGCAGAACTCCGACGCCTTCAACCGCTATCGGGGCACCGGCTGGATGAAGGAGCCGTGCAGATCTTGCGAATTCCGCGAGATCGATTTCGGCGGCTGCCGCTGCCAGGCCTTCGCGCTGACCGGCGATGCCGCCAACACCGATCCCGCCTGCGCGCTGTCGCCGCTGCATGAGACCATCTTCAAGCAGGCGGAGCGCGAGGCAGAGGGCGAAACCAATCGCTTCCTCTACCGCAATTTCGCCGGCGGCACCCTGGAATCCGAGAATGGGACCTGA
- the pqqC gene encoding pyrroloquinoline-quinone synthase PqqC codes for MNAASMTGMTALSIGKDLRLNSAEELEATLRHIGATRYHSLHPFHKLLHGGKLNKGQVQAWALNRYYYQSTIPIKDAVVISRFRDRATRLEWRHRIEDHDGDIGSEGGIERWLKLTEGLGLDTAYVESTEGILPATRFAVEAYVHYCREKSPLEAIASSLTELFAPNLHEERISGMLEHYDFVNPDIMSYFKRRLAQAPRDAGFALDYVKAHATTPEQRALVCNALIFKTNVLWVQLDALQHAYVEGHIPPGAFVPKAS; via the coding sequence GTGAATGCCGCGTCAATGACAGGAATGACCGCGCTCTCGATCGGCAAGGATTTGAGGCTCAACTCGGCCGAGGAGCTGGAGGCGACGCTGCGCCACATCGGCGCCACGCGCTATCACAGCCTGCATCCGTTCCATAAGCTGCTGCATGGCGGCAAGCTGAACAAGGGCCAGGTGCAGGCCTGGGCGCTCAATCGCTACTATTACCAGAGCACGATCCCGATCAAGGACGCCGTGGTGATCTCGCGCTTCCGCGACCGCGCCACGCGCCTCGAATGGCGCCACCGCATCGAGGATCACGACGGCGATATCGGCAGCGAGGGCGGCATCGAGCGCTGGCTGAAGCTGACCGAGGGCCTCGGCCTCGACACGGCCTATGTGGAATCGACCGAAGGCATTCTGCCGGCGACGCGCTTTGCGGTGGAGGCCTACGTCCATTACTGCCGCGAGAAGAGCCCGCTGGAGGCGATCGCCTCCTCGCTCACCGAGCTGTTCGCGCCGAACCTGCACGAAGAGCGCATCTCCGGCATGCTGGAGCATTACGACTTCGTCAATCCTGATATCATGAGCTACTTCAAGCGCCGCCTGGCACAGGCGCCGCGCGATGCCGGCTTCGCGCTCGACTATGTCAAGGCGCATGCCACAACGCCGGAGCAGCGCGCGCTTGTGTGCAACGCGCTGATCTTCAAGACCAACGTGCTGTGGGTGCAGCTGGATGCGCTCCAGCACGCCTATGTCGAGGGTCACATTCCGCCGGGCGCGTTCGTGCCCAAAGCGAGCTGA